The Corvus moneduloides isolate bCorMon1 chromosome 5, bCorMon1.pri, whole genome shotgun sequence genome includes a region encoding these proteins:
- the SHISA3 gene encoding protein shisa-3 homolog, with product MAGRRRALPRLLLRCLLLGLLGGGGGGQPGGGEYCHGWVDGQGGYHEGFQCPEGFDTAAATICCGSCALRYCCAAAEARLEQGGCTNDREPSEPGVTAQPIYVPFLIVGSIFIAFIIVGSLVAVYCCTCLRPKQPSQPIRFSLRSYQTETLPMILASTSFRTPSRQSSTATSSSSTGSSVRRFSFPRAEPGCLVASSPPAYTSGCFQTAHTVHLTQPSGFLVSPQYFGYPLQPEPALAGKSCSDFTQS from the exons atggcggggcggcggcgggcgctgccgcGGCTGCTGCTGCGCTGcctcctgctggggctgctgggcggcggcggcggcggccagCCCGGCGGCGGCGAGTACTGCCACGGCTGGGTGGACGGGCAGGGGGGCTACCACGAGGGCTTCCAGTGCCCTGAGGGCTTCGACACGGCGGCCGCCACCATCTGCTGCGGCTCCTGCGCGCTGCGCTACTGCTGCGCCGCCGCCGAGGCTCGCCTGGAGCAGGGCGGCTGCACCAACGACCGCGAACCGTCGGAGCCGGGAGTCACCGCCC aaCCAATCTACGTTCCATTCCTCATTGTGGGATCAATATTTATTGCCTTCATTATCGTGGGCTCGCTGGTAGCAGTTTATTGTTGCACATGTTTAAGACCTAAACAACCATCGCAGCCAATACGATTTTCTCTGCGGAGCTATCAGACCGAGACTCTTCCCATGATCTTGGCCTCCACAAGCTTCAGGACGCCATCCAGGCAGTCCAGTACCGCAACAAGTTCCAGTTCGACCGGCAGCTCAGTGCGCAGGTTCTCCTTCCCCCGGGCAGAGCCAGGGTGCCTTGTGGCCTCCTCACCTCCAGCGTACACATCTGGCTGCTTCCAGACAGCCCATACAGTCCACCTGACCCAGCCTTCGGGATTTCTGGTGTCGCCGCAGTACTTTGGGTATCCTCTCCAGCCAgagcctgccctggctgggaaaagctgctctgatTTTACTCAGAGCTGA